The stretch of DNA GGAATGTATTTACCAGACGTGCACACGAGTTTTGGTTTTCCCTTGTGGCATAAAGACTTGAGAATTGTTTGTGTTAGAGGTTgcgtggattctctctctctctctctctctctctctctctctctctctctctctctctctctctctctctctctctctctctctctctctctctctctctctctctctctctctctctctctctctctctctctctctctctctctctctgcaaaaggCACCTTATTTTTATGAGGCATTTTTTGCGTGTCTTGTGTGTTCAGTTTTTGTTTGTTGCAGGAAGGTGGAATGACATTGTGATAttgataaaactctctctctctctctctctctctctctctctctctctctctctctctctctctctctctctctctctctctctctctctctctctctctctctctctctctctctctctctctctctctctctctctctctctctacacatttTCACAGTGCCTTGGGTATCCTTATCGCGACCTTCCAGACTGTCTCATCGCCTGAGTAAAGTTTAGTGTTGTCGTGTGAGAAAttcctcctttgttgttgtacaggtggtggtggtggtggtggtggtggtggtggtggtattgtcgtcattatcatcatcatggtCATCTTCATCTTGATCACCgttattttaatatttctttttattgagtTATATTTTGGTAAATCTATTTGCCTTTTTGATTGTCGGCAATGCTCTGGCAAGCACTAAGATCAGACGTGCTGGTGTACTACTGTTAGTGTTGCGTGTGGTGTCATCTGTGTATCACACGAATCTGTCTAATTGTTGGGTGCAGCTGTTAAGGTGAGACTAATGTCAATGTTTCTTTCTAACATTAAACGTGATTTTAGTTTGGTAATATTTTCCAGTGAGTGGCATTGCATTGACAGATTTAGGTAATGTTTGCATAGTTTATTTGTCAATAAATAATGTGCAGGTTCTCATTGTCAGCAATGAGAGGGACAATAAATAGCAGTCTCGGTGGAGGAGGTCGAGTGTCCAGCAGGAGACGTGTTCATGATggtctgtttgtttacttggACTCGTTGGAGCCATAGAAGTAGGCGGGCCTGGGTGGGCGGTATTCGCGGGACTCGAAGGAGCGGGACTCGAAGGACTCGCGGGAGTAGGAGTCGGGGAAGCGAGCCTCGCCGTCGTACTTGACGTCGGCCACGTAGCCGTCGTCACCGTCCACGACGTAAGTGACGGTCTGGCGGCGGCCGTCAGGGAGGTGCACAGTGTACACGCCCTGGGTGTCGTCGCCGTCACGGGCCTCCTGGTGGTCGAAGTCGTTGCCGGTGGAGTCGTCCCTGACAGCCCACTGGAAGGCGTACTTGGCCTCGCTGGACTCATCAGACTCATAGGACTCGAAGGAGTGACTCTGAATAGAAACCAATCAATCGTGAGATTTACTTCTTGCATTGTTAAAAGTTGTTCATGATTCCATCTCAAACTCAACTAATTATCACAACAAACATGAGGGACTCACGTCGGGCCTGCCGTAGCTGAAGTCAGCAGCGGCGAGGGCGGCCATggccagaaggaggaagacctgGTGAGATgtaagaacaggaaaaggatgagTATGTGGCCGATTTTATGGACttgtttagggtattttacatAATTCAAagaacacacacccacactcacacacacacacacacacacacacacacacacacacacacacacacacacacacacacacacacacacacacacacacacacacacacacacacaccttggtaTTCATGGTGGTGTGATGGAGTCAGCGTGTGTACTGAGGCTGAGGGGCTTTGGACGCGTTATATAGGCCAGCCGCCGCCTTCTTCATGACCACTTTTTGCAATCTTTCACAAACCATTAACAAACTCTTGCTTTGAATAGTTTTATCGCTTATCTTAGATGTTTTTTTGCTGTGGATGTAGATTTTGTAATTCATGCCAGTAATGCTTTGAATTTTTGCAATAGTTTTCGCTTACGTCATCATAAAGTTTACCATATTTGCAGCACGCGTATAAGGCTGCAGGAAAACAGGGAACGGCACAGGAAATGGAAGTATCCttaatattcattcatttaagtGTACAAGAAGATACTGGAGGCAGGAAGTCAAAACCATAGATATTACTCCTTTTATATTAACTGATACAGGAGACCAGAGGcggaacagagaaaggaaccTAACCTAGAGTACACTgctgaaagaaaacgtaatgtaAGAGTAACGTTTTTattgtcacctttttttttatgctacatATTAGAAGGTTGAGTCCAATTCGCTAACGGCAAACAGTATTAGTAATGAATTGAATGAATTTTAGATAACCAAGACTCGGTACTTTCTTTACCAACCCTTTCACTGGTATAGGCACCTCCTCACACCACTAAAACACGGCACATAATCTTTTTACCGacttattttccttatccttgCTTCCGTCTTCCGTCCCCCCtacactctttctcttctttttctcctatatAACTTCCcatctcgtcttcctccctccttcctttccttcacattgAAAAACGACCAttagttgtttgttttcatgtttctttttctttttttttataccacttGGGGTTTTCACTGGAATACTTTTTAATgtacctatctcaaagcccacccgctaggaaaccgttgccccgagcgaggaagcccaacctacactaggaccatggacaggattcgaacccgtgcgcttggagaccccttggaccccaaagcacgcatggttccttcAGTTTTGTTCTCGTGATTCCAATGATAGTTTAACTCTGATCGTGCTACTTTAGTGATATTCTCGTCCCagtcaccattaaccccttcagtaacatgacgagttttcatattcattctgctaactatttggtgattttatacaactttagaAACATACGTgtggattaaaattgtgaaaaactgtggccattaatcttctggccttcacagacagttcataatgtaaagaaaatgtttaatcgtaaccaaaactcgtggtaaacaGTGTCCCAATATAGAAGGGGCTAAACATTGTAATGCCTTAATACTGTACACTCTTTCCTTTCacaattttttctcattttttgggGCGTGAATTAAAAGATTATGTGGCATCTAAAATGGTAAAAGCGTCCCATTATAGAGGGGGCTAAACATTGTAATGCcttaaaactgtacactctttcctttcacgatttctctttttttttttttttttttttggggggggggttaGATTTAAAGATTATGTGACATCTAGTATAGTTGAACAGGAAGACAAGATTTATGTAACCTCCGCAtcacttaatctcttcagtaccaggacatgttttcatattaattctgcttactatttggtgactttacacagatgaaaaaaacttatgtggggattaaaatagtgaagacagtggccattaatcttctgacccccatagacctttcctaatgtcgaaatcgtctaatcacacccaaaactcaaggtaaacaagcgtcccagtactgaaggggttaatcgttGTGTAATGGATCTGCCTTCAGGAGGGAAAGCATCATTATCCCCCGTACTGATCGTAATACACCTTGCACGCCTCGAAGTGACGCTGgtaggtagaaaaaaagaagcgtgTTTCTGCTTTCTGCGAACTTGTCATCTCACCCTTCCATTagtgtcgaaaaaaaaaaaagacaaaaagaaaaacaagaaattgatTACGTGCAAAAATAAGAGTGGAGCGTGgcagagagaagaaatattacGCTTCTTTCTCTTGCAATATAGTGACCTTAGCTAAACTGTCATCTCACCCTCCATTGGTACAAGTGTTGAAAAAAACAAACCCCATCAATAACaacgagaaaaaagtaaaggaaagtgtCACAGGAGATGTTTTGTTAAGTGAACGATGCAATTTCTATCCTCCAATATCTTGTCTCATTATGTattacagtaagagagagagagagagagagagagagcattatcgATAGAATTTGTAGCAACTGAACGAATTATTTAATGGTCCAGTGATAaccatttccctctccttcaattACTGACCAAAAACTTCCATTACTTGCAAGAAAAccgagtaggaagagaagaagcaggaggaagaagaagaagaggaggaagaggactgtAAATACATTCAGGCCGTTCTTTTAGTACTACAATGAACGAACACTGATTGAATCTAAAAACATTCTATATCACCTCATTAGAAGCAAACTTATTAAAGAACTAAACAGAGAAGGAGGTTTGAAATGTTTataagatgaggagaaagaggaggaggaggaggaggaggaggaggaggaggaggaggaggaggaggaggaggaggaggaggaggaggaggaggagtaagaggatgaggaggaggaggaggtggaagtgacATAAAAGCGTGTGATATCATACGAGTCATAACCTGtatcatcacattttttttttttcttacgattTCTTGCAATGACAACGCAGGAGTGagaatattaacctcttcaatactgggacacatttttaccttcagatttgtgcacaactagaccattttattgacattaggaagagtctatggaggtcagaagattaatggccacagatttcattattttaactccttcagtactgggacacatttttagcttCAGATTTGTGCacaactagaccattttattgacattagaaagggtctatggaggtcagaagattaatggccacaattttcactgttttaactccttcagtactgggacacatttttaccttcagatttgtgcacaactagacattttattgacattaggaagagtctatggaggtcagaagattaatggccacagtcttcactattttaaacacctcacataagtttctaaagctgtagaaagtcaacagattgtaagcagaatgaaaatgaaaatgcatcatggtactgaaggggttaagaagtgatggtgtgtggaaaaaaaaaatgcaaaaaaaaacaactccaCTTCCTTGCCCTGTTCCTGTTTCCTGTCATTGCTGcgcggtaaaaaaaaataattgaatatcCTTATCAGTCATTGCCGTGTCTGaattgagtgaatgagtaagatTCGTATCAGAGTATATTGAACCTGTATCGTGGTGCGTTCACTGCAAGAAATACCCCCTTGAACTGTGATGAAACACTGAAgaaacattactctctctctctctctctctctctctctctctctctctctctctctctctctctctctctctctctctctctctctctctctctctctctctctctctctctctctctctctctctctctctctctctctctctctctctctcactcttcttacACACCTTATACGGAAAATACATACCTGTCTGCCATCATTAATTAACTTACATACCTGAGAAACTATTGAAacatacctgagagagagagagagagagagagagagagagagagacctgagaaACTATTGAAAcatacttcagagagagagagagagagagagagagagagagagagagagagagagagtgtgtgtttaggCAGGGTGTGGGTGGAGCCATGATGAAGTAGTGGTGTTTGGAATGCCTTGCAAGGAACGTTACCCCGGGGCAGGTGTGGGATACAGGTGGGTGTGGCTGATTGCTGTGTTGCCCTGGAATTGTTCAGGTGTGTTTTTGGCGGCGGTCGAGGGCGTTGTTACCTGCGGGTCAAAATAAGCGACCTTGCCCCTGATTGAGCAATGAACGactgtgggggggagggggagagagagggacctgtttgtttgcgtgtgtctgtctgtctgtttgtctgtctgtttgtctgtctgtctgtctgtctgtctgtctgtctgtctgtctgtctgtctgtctgtctgcctgcctgtctgcctgcctgtctgtctgtctgtctgtctgtctgtctgtctgtctgtctgtctgtctgtctgcctgcctgtttgtctgtctgtctgtctgtctgtctctgtctgtctgtctgtctgtctgtctgtctgtctgtctgcctgcctgcctgtgtgtgtacgtgccaTTCCTGACGTACCtgtttgccctctctctctctctctctctctctctctctctctctctctctctctctctctctctctctctctctctctctctctctctctctctctctctctctctctctctctctctctctctctctctctctctctctctctctctctctctctctctctctctctctctctctctctctctctctctcacagctcaGTTTTTCCCACGAGGTAGCCAGCTGACCTTGGCATCTCATGGTAGGTTTGTGGACGTGGCCAGGTAATTAATTGCCCACCTGCTGACTTCTCGCTGATAAGTCTCACCTGACCCTCTTTGCCAAGCGAGTTATTTGACGTTTGTGTATCAGACGCCGAGACAGTTTCCTGAATCTTAAGGTTATGCAAGTGGTAAAAAGGTTGTATTAGGGTTTTTTatgttcatcctctttctcttcttttttcttttctttttttatctttttttcttcttcttcgtcatctatttcttcttcttcttcttcttcttcttcttcttcttcttcttcttcttcttcttcttcttcttcttcttcttcttcttcttcttcttcttcttcttcttcttcttcttcttcttctcctcctcctcctcctcctcctcctcctcctcctcctcctcctcctcctcctcctcctcctcctcctcctcctcctcctcctcctccttcttcttcttcttaactcAACATTCCAGTAAAGCCTTGAGCAACTGCAGTAGAGGGAtgacaaaaacaaggaaaaaaagatgaacgtgTGGCAGGTGAGCGAGAAGTAGGCGAAAGCATGTGTTTTTCTTGATCCACATGTGTTTAAACTTTAGCATATATAATGATTCCACTGCACTCCTTACTGACTTGACTCCCACGCTGATAAAAGCTTCCTTTCATTGTTAGATTGGTGTTTAACCTCtccagtatcatgacgcgtttccaaatacgttgtggttactatttggtgattttatacagcttcagaaactcatgtggggattaaaatagtgaagactttggctattaatcttctgacctccataaacccttcctgatgtaaatgcAATGGTATAATCgcactcaaatctcaaggtaaaaatgtgtcccagcattgaagggGTTCACCGTTTCACTGCGATAAGAATCAGTGAGAATCAGCAAAAAAGCACTGTTAGTAATGCATGGAAtttttataagcatctacaagaaagtacaagattaaaaagaatagttttttttataaagaagagaagccagccaagaggaacaaaatattaaaaaagtcccacttgagtgttggttccctaaaagaaaagtaaagagtcaggcaaaaattaaggaacaaatgtgtTGATATCtccctcataaaagaagtcaagtcgtaggaagacggaaatacagaagcaggtagggagttccagagtttaccagagaaaggtttgaatgattgagaatactggttcaTTTTgagttagggagttggacagaatagggatgagaggaagaagaaagccttgtgtagtaaggccgcaggaggatgggaggcaagcagttagcaagatcagtagaacagttaacatgaaaatagcgataaaagatagaaagggatgcaacatttcggcggtgagaattTTTACGTAGTTTAAAGACTTTAGGTGGCTAGAAAACAAGTAAGCATGTCTCAGTGTTTAgtgattaaggaaagatgtgcCAAATAGtagtgaaaaaattaaagaagtgCTTAGCGATGTGGATTTAGAAGACTCAAGACATGCTATTCAATGACCTTAGAGAAACATATGCTTTGACATgacattatttttcctatttttacgtAAGAATCTAGAAATGTTTTGATATGATCTTTTAAAGCACAAATTGTATCATTTATTTCCTACTGATGTGTGAAGTTACCGTGAAGACTGAGGACGTGTTTACTAAATGCATTCAAGTAGCAGAATTTTTCCAAGCCGAGACGTGGAAAGTTGGCAAGCATCCTGGTATACAATGAATCTTTTAGTCACAAATACAATGAATTATCTCATACCATTCTTAACTCTTGATTTCTCGACCCTAATGATtaccaagagaggaaaaagcaaCATCATCGTTgtactttctcttgttttttttttttttttaatataaggtCTCTGGGGaaacgaaatgaaatgaaaaaaaaaataaagcagatacAATTAATTATCTCATAttattgttaactccttttttttcggCCTTCATACTCaccaagagagaaaatgaacacCTTATTTgtacatttccttcagtttgttCGTTTTATGTAAGGTCTCtggtgaaataaaataaaataaaaaagaaagtaaaagcagATACAATTCATTATCACATAGTATTCTtaactcttaatttctttcgaCCTTCATGCTTaccaagagagaaaaatcaacACCTTTCCCGTACATCGTTTTATGTAAAGTCTctggtgaaggaaaacaaaatgaaaagaaaaatacaatgaatcATCTCATAGTATCCGTACCTCCTAATTTTCTTGACCTTAGTACTTactgagagaaaaaagcaaCAGTTTATTTTGTACATTCCATTTAGTTTATTCTCTTTATGTGTctctggtgaaaaaaaaaaaagtcaaaagagagatgaaaacaaatACAGTTAATTATCTCATTCttacctcctcattttcttaacCTTCATACTAAGAGAGAAAGCCAGCACCTTATACGCACATTCCTTTAACTTTACATGTAAGATCACTggttaaggaaaacaaaaaagagaaaaaaactgaggTACCAATCCAAAGAAACAGGTAGAGAATCATCGCAAATTTAAGGATAATTGTCTTGAAACTTTCAGATTAATATAATTTATAAAGTTTGCGAGTTGATAGTTCATAGTTCACACAACCTGAATGTCGAGGtgttagtggcggtggtggctgaCGTGGTGGTGTATTGACCTTATCAGCGCCTGTCGTGGTGATGCCGGAGGTGTGTCAGGAAGTGTGGCGGCCATCTAGGCAACAGTGGATGAGACTGTGGCTGTGTAAttatggtgtgatggtggtgcttgtggcggtgtgtgtgtgtgtgtgtgtgtgtgtgtgtgtgtgtgtgtgtgtgtgtgtgtgtgtgtgtgtgtgtgtgtgtgtgtgtgtgatagatagatagagagagagagagagagagagagagagagagagagagagagagagagacatactgtGCAGTGTTGCAATGTTTCTATTTGTGTAAGTGTGGTATTCAGGTAATGAGGTTTTCAAAGTTGATGTATTGATGAACGCATCTCTGTCGCTAACCTGGCGATATGAATCCCAGCAGTGGCAGGCGGCAGTGCCCACATCCTCCTCCAGGACGTGTATTTGAGTGGCGCCATTTGTGATAGAGTGTTTTAGGAATGGCTGTTGTGGCAGCAAGAATGTCACAATGTGTCTGTCTTCTGGAATGAATCACTAACGCATGTAGGAATAGAGGAATGAGTCAGGATGAAGGCGAAGATAAAGCGTAGATGTGCCAGTGTCTTAGAATGTTACTCTTTTCATCACGAAACATAATTGTGTATTAGAATTAGTCTGAGGTCTGAGGTAATGACAATTCTTGGCTAtgtttgcttgttttatttGTCAATAAATAGTGTGGCTCGTCCCATTGTCAACAATGAGAGGGGCAATAAATAGTAGGAGTGTTGGCGGCGGAGGGCGAGCGGCCAGCAGGAGGATTGGTCTCGTCGGTCTGTTTGTTGACTTGGACTCGCTGGAATCTTAGAAGTAAGAGGGTCGTCTGGGTGGGCGGTAGAACTCGTTGGACTCGAAGGAGCGGGACTCGAAGGACTCGCGGGAGTGGGAGTCGGGGTAACGAGCCACGCCGTCGTACTTGACGTCGGCCACGTAGCCGTCGTCACCGTCCACGACATAAGTGACGGTCTGGCGGCGGCCGTCAGGGAGGTGCACGGAGTACACGCCCTGGGTAT from Portunus trituberculatus isolate SZX2019 chromosome 9, ASM1759143v1, whole genome shotgun sequence encodes:
- the LOC123501294 gene encoding larval cuticle protein A3A-like, which produces MNTKVFLLLAMAALAAADFSYGRPDSRSFESFESYESDEFTRPNYEFQWAVRDSSSGNDFDHKEGRDGEDTQGVYSVHLPDGRRQTVTYVVDGDDGYVADVKYDGVARYPDSHSRESFESRSFESNEFYRPPRRPSYF
- the LOC123501292 gene encoding cuticle protein 19-like yields the protein MNTKVFLLLAMAALAAADFSYGRPDSHSFESYESDESSEAKYAFQWAVRDDSTGNDFDHQEARDGDDTQGVYTVHLPDGRRQTVTYVVDGDDGYVADVKYDGEARFPDSYSRESFESRSFESREYRPPRPAYFYGSNESK